A region of Roseobacter litoralis Och 149 DNA encodes the following proteins:
- the rimO gene encoding 30S ribosomal protein S12 methylthiotransferase RimO, whose product MSTNPPNLRPDLAPKARLTQPDRPGQPTIGMVSLGCPKALVDSERILTRLRAEGYGISPDYDGADAVIVNTCGFLDSAKAESLSAIGEALNENGRVIVTGCLGAEPEYITGAHPKVLAVTGPQQYEQVLDAVHAAVPPSPDPFVDLLPASAVSLTPRHFSYLKISEGCNHKCKFCIIPDMRGRLASRPAHAVMREAEKLVESGVKELLVISQDTSAYGVDIKHAEERGHRAHITDLARDLGSLGAWVRLHYVYPYPHVRQLIPLMAQGLVLPYLDIPFQHAHPDVLRRMARPAAAAKTLDEIAAWRSICPDLTLRSTFIVGYPGETEEEFQTLLDWLDEAQLDRVGCFQYENVAGARSNALPDHVPEDVKQDRWNRFMAKSQDISEAKLAAKVAQRLEVIVDEVDTDAATCRTKADAPEIDGNLFIDDGHDGLKPGDIVTVEVDEAGEYDLWGRIVPPT is encoded by the coding sequence ATGAGCACCAACCCACCAAATCTGCGCCCTGATCTTGCGCCCAAAGCCCGGCTGACGCAACCGGACCGTCCCGGCCAGCCGACAATCGGCATGGTCAGCCTCGGCTGCCCCAAAGCACTTGTTGACAGTGAACGTATTTTGACGCGATTGCGCGCAGAAGGCTATGGCATATCACCGGATTATGATGGGGCGGATGCGGTCATCGTGAATACCTGCGGATTTCTGGACAGCGCCAAGGCAGAATCGCTCTCGGCCATCGGGGAAGCGCTGAACGAGAACGGCCGCGTGATCGTGACGGGCTGTCTGGGCGCTGAACCCGAATACATCACCGGGGCGCACCCAAAGGTGCTGGCAGTGACCGGCCCGCAACAGTACGAACAGGTGCTGGATGCGGTGCACGCCGCCGTGCCGCCCAGTCCCGATCCCTTTGTCGATCTGTTGCCTGCGTCGGCGGTCAGCCTGACACCGCGGCATTTCAGCTATCTGAAGATTTCCGAGGGCTGCAATCACAAGTGCAAATTCTGCATCATCCCCGACATGCGCGGGCGTCTGGCCAGCCGTCCGGCCCATGCGGTGATGCGGGAAGCGGAAAAGCTGGTCGAAAGCGGCGTCAAGGAACTGCTGGTCATCAGTCAGGACACATCGGCCTATGGCGTGGACATCAAACACGCCGAGGAGCGCGGGCATCGCGCTCATATCACGGATCTTGCACGCGACCTTGGATCACTGGGGGCATGGGTTCGGCTGCACTACGTCTACCCCTACCCGCATGTGCGCCAGTTGATCCCACTGATGGCGCAGGGCTTGGTGCTGCCCTATCTGGACATCCCCTTTCAGCACGCCCATCCGGATGTGTTGCGCCGCATGGCACGCCCTGCCGCTGCTGCAAAAACGCTGGATGAAATCGCGGCATGGCGTTCGATCTGTCCGGACCTGACGCTGCGCTCGACCTTTATTGTCGGCTATCCCGGCGAAACGGAGGAAGAGTTTCAGACCCTTCTGGACTGGCTGGACGAAGCGCAGCTCGACCGCGTCGGCTGCTTTCAATACGAAAACGTTGCCGGGGCAAGGTCCAACGCCTTGCCTGATCATGTGCCCGAGGACGTCAAGCAGGACCGCTGGAACCGCTTCATGGCCAAGTCGCAGGACATCTCCGAAGCGAAGCTCGCCGCAAAGGTCGCTCAGCGCTTGGAGGTGATTGTGGACGAGGTGGACACTGATGCTGCGACCTGCCGCACCAAGGCGGATGCGCCGGAAATTGACGGCAACCTGTTCATTGATGACGGCCATGATGGGTTGAAACCGGGCGATATCGTCACGGTTGAGGTCGATGAGGCGGGAGAATACGATCTTTGGGGCCGCATTGTACCGCCGACCTGA
- a CDS encoding glucan biosynthesis protein, translating into MLRRELLKSLVAVAALRPTVLAAQEPGLQSGAPTAFDAQKVRMRAKALAEKPYAPRPLIPESWRNLSYDQYRKIWFDGRNALWENTDGPQRVDVFPPGLYFPQPVEINVVENGSARPLKFDMGVFDSTDKFPDVEIDETLGYSGLRLRAELEEPGIFQEYAVFQGASYFRGIGTGETYGLSARGLALKTADPEGEEFPDFTAFWLETPQPGAPDVVLHALLDGPSCTGAYRFVITHGKTLTMQVEAEIFARETLTHIGIAPLTSMFLFDATMRERFSDFRPAVHDSDGLMIHNGAGETIWRPLANPKNLQISAFTDDDPRGFGLMQRARAFRDFADLEALYHNRPALWVTPGEGWGPGAVTLVEIPADLEIYDNIVSYWRPATPVPAGESHQMSYRLDWADDPAPRTGMPLRVSDTAMGARPEGGIVVAIDFEGREDVPDDLSQLDIVLRSSTGELSQGLVQRNPETGGPRLAFTFHPQEADLVEFRAQLRLQDAPLSEIWLYRWTRA; encoded by the coding sequence CGGAAAAACCCTATGCGCCGCGCCCGCTGATCCCGGAAAGCTGGCGCAACCTGAGCTATGATCAATACCGTAAAATCTGGTTTGACGGGCGCAATGCGCTTTGGGAAAACACAGACGGCCCGCAGCGCGTAGATGTGTTTCCACCCGGTCTCTATTTTCCGCAGCCGGTTGAGATCAACGTCGTCGAGAATGGCAGCGCGCGACCGCTGAAATTTGACATGGGTGTGTTTGACAGCACGGATAAATTTCCTGATGTCGAGATAGATGAAACCTTGGGGTATTCCGGCCTGCGACTGCGCGCGGAACTCGAAGAGCCCGGTATTTTTCAGGAATACGCGGTTTTTCAGGGTGCCAGCTATTTTCGCGGCATCGGTACGGGCGAGACATACGGTCTCTCCGCGCGGGGGCTGGCGTTGAAAACCGCCGATCCTGAGGGCGAAGAATTTCCCGATTTCACCGCCTTTTGGCTCGAAACGCCGCAGCCCGGTGCGCCTGATGTGGTGTTGCACGCGCTGCTCGATGGTCCCAGCTGCACCGGGGCTTACCGGTTCGTCATCACCCATGGCAAGACGCTGACCATGCAGGTCGAGGCCGAGATTTTCGCCCGCGAGACGCTGACCCACATTGGTATCGCGCCTCTGACATCCATGTTTTTGTTTGATGCCACGATGCGCGAGCGGTTTTCCGACTTTCGCCCGGCCGTGCATGACAGCGATGGTTTGATGATCCATAATGGTGCAGGCGAAACCATCTGGCGCCCGCTTGCCAATCCCAAGAACCTGCAGATCAGTGCTTTTACCGACGATGACCCCCGTGGCTTTGGCCTGATGCAACGGGCGCGGGCCTTCCGCGACTTTGCCGATCTCGAAGCGCTTTACCACAACCGCCCCGCCCTTTGGGTCACACCGGGCGAGGGATGGGGACCGGGGGCGGTCACGCTTGTTGAAATCCCCGCTGATCTGGAAATCTACGACAACATCGTGTCTTATTGGCGCCCCGCAACCCCTGTGCCTGCGGGCGAAAGCCACCAGATGTCCTATCGTCTGGACTGGGCCGACGATCCTGCCCCCCGGACAGGCATGCCGCTGCGCGTCAGCGACACGGCGATGGGCGCGCGCCCGGAGGGCGGAATTGTCGTCGCTATTGATTTCGAAGGCCGCGAAGATGTGCCCGACGACCTGAGCCAGCTTGATATTGTCTTGCGCAGCAGCACCGGTGAGCTGTCACAAGGGCTTGTGCAACGCAATCCGGAGACCGGCGGACCCCGCCTTGCCTTCACCTTCCACCCGCAAGAGGCGGATTTGGTCGAGTTCCGCGCCCAGTTGCGCTTGCAGGATGCGCCCCTCTCCGAAATCTGGCTTTACCGCTGGACGCGCGCATGA
- a CDS encoding uracil-DNA glycosylase family protein → MLQDQIRDCRLCAERFAATATAHEPRPVAWFEPQARVLIAGQAPGMRVHKSGKPFSDPSGERLRSWMGVSEQVFYDRAQVAIVPMAFCFPGYSASGSDLPPPPICAQTWHDKVTAALPHIGLTLIVGSYAMKYHLGLKSSLTQAVHSWKDRDEDIFVLPHPSWRNTGWLKKNPWFEEEVQPRLRSRLKDVLHDRSDPSG, encoded by the coding sequence ATGCTTCAGGATCAGATCAGAGACTGCCGTTTGTGCGCTGAGCGCTTCGCGGCCACCGCGACGGCACATGAACCGCGCCCCGTTGCATGGTTTGAGCCGCAGGCGCGGGTGCTGATTGCAGGGCAGGCGCCGGGGATGCGGGTTCATAAGTCCGGTAAACCTTTTTCTGACCCTTCAGGGGAGCGGTTGCGCAGCTGGATGGGTGTGTCAGAGCAGGTATTTTATGACCGTGCGCAGGTGGCTATCGTGCCGATGGCGTTCTGTTTTCCGGGCTATTCGGCGTCCGGCAGTGATCTGCCGCCGCCCCCGATTTGCGCGCAGACATGGCATGACAAAGTGACTGCTGCCCTGCCGCACATAGGGCTCACTCTGATTGTTGGCAGCTATGCAATGAAATACCATCTGGGCCTTAAGTCGTCGCTCACGCAGGCCGTGCACAGCTGGAAAGATCGAGATGAGGACATCTTTGTCTTGCCGCACCCAAGCTGGCGCAATACGGGATGGCTCAAGAAAAACCCATGGTTCGAAGAAGAGGTGCAGCCTCGTCTGCGATCGCGTTTAAAGGATGTTCTGCATGACAGATCTGACCCCTCTGGATAA
- the mdoH gene encoding glucans biosynthesis glucosyltransferase MdoH: MSENAKSAFMAMPRRAPLEMLAQDFDQHPVNSAPKQDRPETSLYWRLALFVPALVGTVLLMRGIYGWFSETGMAGLEWFLLSLIGLTFIWVSLSVSTIGIALAGLLARATDAQCAKGHAAPMDVALLMPIYNEATSDVFGNAAAMLDDLARQKAHHRYTLFILSDTRDAATAAREERAYSLLQVSAPAGMGVFYRRRAENTDKKVGNLVDWITGWGAAHDAMVVLDADSLMTGQAIDRLAYELSADPQAALIQTCPVLIGAETLFARLQQFSNIAYGWLMSEGLANWARGEGNYWGHNAIIRTRAFAACAGLPRLSRRGGRSDLIFSHDFVEAGLLRRAGWRVRFMPRLTGSFEETPGTLIDYVLRDQRWCRGNLQHLRLLGTAGLHPVSRFHLLHGAVSYLLSPAWFVLLIVWSLLGKDRDTNVISYFNEANPLFPDWPPAMSHIDSAVFLMIMYAMLLMPKLVGAGIIAAHPKATRLYGGRRAFLSAFGVEVFLSIAYAPILMIQQTRAVVRTAIGREMTWAAQNRTAVAYPLKDLLRFHWVETGVGIVLTMGLVSGLVSLWLIPIAASLLLAVPLSAASALPVARYLPGPLRMQSPLTLREPGIVQNARRKRRQLLTILDRPHQAAE, encoded by the coding sequence ATGAGCGAAAACGCCAAATCAGCGTTTATGGCGATGCCCCGGCGCGCGCCGCTGGAGATGCTTGCGCAGGACTTTGACCAGCACCCGGTCAACAGTGCGCCCAAGCAGGATCGCCCTGAGACATCCCTTTACTGGCGTCTTGCGCTTTTCGTGCCCGCATTGGTCGGGACCGTGCTCTTGATGCGCGGCATCTACGGGTGGTTTTCGGAAACGGGCATGGCGGGCCTTGAGTGGTTTCTGCTCAGCCTGATCGGTCTCACCTTTATCTGGGTCAGCCTCTCGGTCAGCACAATCGGCATCGCCCTTGCCGGCCTGTTGGCGCGGGCCACTGATGCGCAATGCGCCAAAGGGCACGCAGCGCCAATGGATGTCGCCTTGCTGATGCCGATCTACAACGAAGCGACCAGCGATGTTTTCGGCAACGCGGCGGCCATGCTCGATGATCTGGCCCGCCAGAAAGCCCACCACCGGTACACGTTATTCATCCTGTCCGACACGCGCGATGCGGCAACCGCTGCACGAGAAGAGCGCGCCTACAGCTTGCTGCAAGTCTCCGCCCCTGCGGGCATGGGTGTCTTTTACCGCCGCCGGGCCGAAAACACCGATAAGAAAGTCGGCAATCTGGTGGATTGGATCACCGGTTGGGGTGCGGCGCATGACGCCATGGTTGTGTTGGACGCGGATAGTCTGATGACGGGGCAGGCCATCGACCGCCTCGCCTATGAACTCAGCGCAGACCCGCAGGCCGCGCTGATCCAGACATGCCCGGTTCTGATCGGGGCGGAGACGCTGTTTGCGCGCCTCCAGCAGTTTTCAAACATCGCCTATGGATGGCTCATGTCCGAAGGGCTGGCAAACTGGGCCAGAGGCGAAGGCAATTACTGGGGTCACAACGCGATCATTCGCACCCGGGCTTTTGCGGCATGCGCCGGGTTGCCGAGGCTCTCTCGCAGAGGGGGGCGATCAGATCTGATCTTCAGTCATGACTTTGTCGAAGCGGGCCTTTTGCGGCGCGCAGGCTGGCGCGTACGTTTCATGCCACGCCTGACCGGCAGCTTCGAAGAAACACCAGGCACGCTGATCGATTATGTACTGCGCGATCAACGCTGGTGTCGGGGCAACCTGCAACACCTGCGTCTACTGGGTACTGCCGGGCTGCATCCTGTCTCGCGGTTTCACCTGCTGCATGGTGCGGTCAGCTATTTGCTGTCGCCCGCGTGGTTCGTGTTGCTCATCGTTTGGTCTTTGCTGGGCAAGGACCGCGATACCAATGTGATCAGCTATTTCAATGAGGCCAATCCGCTGTTTCCCGACTGGCCACCCGCCATGAGCCACATCGATTCTGCGGTCTTTCTTATGATCATGTATGCCATGCTGCTGATGCCCAAATTGGTCGGCGCGGGCATTATCGCCGCACATCCCAAAGCCACGCGTCTTTATGGCGGGCGCCGTGCCTTTTTGTCCGCCTTTGGGGTCGAAGTGTTCTTGTCCATTGCCTATGCCCCGATCCTGATGATCCAGCAAACGCGCGCTGTCGTGCGGACGGCCATTGGCCGCGAGATGACATGGGCAGCACAGAACCGCACGGCGGTGGCCTATCCTCTTAAGGACCTGTTGCGCTTTCACTGGGTGGAAACCGGCGTTGGTATTGTTCTGACAATGGGTCTTGTGTCGGGTCTGGTGTCGTTGTGGCTGATCCCGATTGCAGCCAGCCTGCTGTTGGCCGTGCCACTGTCTGCTGCCAGTGCCTTGCCCGTTGCACGCTATCTGCCAGGGCCCTTGCGCATGCAAAGCCCGCTGACGCTGCGCGAACCGGGTATCGTACAGAATGCCCGGCGCAAAAGGCGACAGCTCTTGACCATTCTTGACCGACCACATCAAGCGGCCGAATAG
- a CDS encoding rhodanese-like domain-containing protein produces MRQPDPIEQSQKSPLRMSRRGLLVVAVAGVATGGAVAAQWFNILAENGEAALSPPDVHEAARSGDVVLIDIRRPEEWAHTGIGEGAVPIDMRRPDFVEALLVATQGDKSRPVALICARGVRSRHMSKQLAAAGFTRIIDVPEGMLGSGAGPGWLNRGLPVVAFR; encoded by the coding sequence ATGCGGCAACCTGATCCGATCGAACAAAGCCAAAAATCCCCGTTGCGCATGTCGCGGCGGGGATTGCTCGTTGTTGCCGTCGCGGGGGTGGCCACGGGCGGAGCCGTTGCTGCGCAGTGGTTCAACATCCTCGCTGAAAACGGCGAAGCCGCGCTAAGCCCTCCGGATGTTCATGAGGCAGCACGCAGCGGGGACGTCGTGCTCATTGATATCAGGCGACCCGAAGAATGGGCGCATACCGGTATCGGTGAAGGCGCGGTTCCCATAGATATGCGCCGTCCGGATTTTGTAGAAGCGCTGCTTGTTGCGACACAAGGGGACAAATCGCGTCCTGTCGCATTGATCTGCGCACGCGGTGTCAGATCGCGCCATATGTCCAAACAACTCGCCGCCGCAGGCTTTACGCGCATCATTGATGTGCCAGAGGGGATGCTGGGATCAGGTGCGGGTCCGGGCTGGCTGAACCGTGGCTTGCCGGTCGTCGCCTTCCGATAA
- the kdsA gene encoding 3-deoxy-8-phosphooctulonate synthase has translation MTHVPVGDLVIGNDRPLTVIAGPCQLESQDHAQMIAGRMKEACDKAGAQYVFKASFDKANRTSLAGVRGPGIDEGLKILQSVGQAIGVPVLTDVHNEGQCAPAAQAVDILQIPAFLCRQTDMLLAAGETGAAVNVKKGQFLAPWEMSNITTKIESTGNRKILLTERGTSFGYNTLVADMRALPQMAQTGYPVVMDATHSVQQPGGKGGSSGGQREFAPVMARAAVAIGVAAVFIETHENPDASPSDGPNMIYLDQMPDLIDTLMQFDALAKANPLRI, from the coding sequence ATGACACATGTTCCCGTCGGCGATCTTGTGATCGGTAACGACCGCCCCCTGACCGTGATTGCAGGCCCCTGCCAATTGGAAAGCCAAGACCACGCCCAAATGATCGCGGGCCGGATGAAAGAAGCCTGCGACAAGGCAGGTGCGCAGTATGTGTTCAAAGCCTCATTCGACAAGGCAAACCGGACATCCTTGGCAGGCGTACGCGGCCCCGGCATTGATGAGGGCCTCAAGATTTTGCAGTCGGTGGGACAGGCGATTGGTGTGCCGGTCCTGACCGATGTGCATAACGAGGGGCAATGCGCGCCCGCCGCCCAAGCAGTTGATATTCTGCAAATCCCCGCATTTCTGTGCCGTCAGACGGATATGCTGCTCGCTGCGGGTGAAACCGGCGCGGCGGTCAACGTCAAAAAGGGGCAGTTCCTGGCGCCATGGGAGATGTCGAACATCACGACCAAGATTGAAAGCACGGGCAACAGGAAAATTCTTCTGACCGAGCGTGGCACGTCTTTTGGTTACAATACACTTGTCGCGGACATGCGCGCCCTGCCACAGATGGCGCAAACCGGCTATCCGGTTGTGATGGATGCCACACATTCGGTTCAGCAACCGGGTGGAAAGGGTGGATCATCGGGCGGTCAGCGCGAATTTGCACCCGTGATGGCGCGCGCGGCGGTCGCCATCGGTGTCGCTGCGGTATTTATTGAAACCCATGAAAACCCGGACGCGTCGCCCTCGGATGGGCCCAATATGATATACCTCGACCAAATGCCGGACCTGATCGACACGCTGATGCAATTCGACGCTCTGGCAAAGGCAAACCCGCTGAGGATCTAG
- a CDS encoding YHS domain-containing (seleno)protein, translating into MRFPLKMIAVAATAITLATSAFAGDQYVDPTGFAVSGYDVVAYFDLDQAPVGQDQPAAVPGNKNITSTYNGATFAFSSEANKARFDADPAAFAPQYDGHCAYGVAKGGKVPGNPELWRILDGKLYLNITENVVGFWEEDIPGNLTLSENNWVSLEPAAASDRVIPQFSSAAPVN; encoded by the coding sequence ATGCGTTTCCCACTTAAGATGATCGCCGTTGCGGCAACTGCCATAACCCTTGCCACATCCGCTTTTGCGGGCGATCAATATGTCGACCCGACAGGCTTTGCCGTTTCCGGATATGATGTTGTTGCCTATTTCGACCTTGATCAGGCGCCTGTTGGTCAGGATCAACCCGCCGCTGTGCCGGGGAACAAAAACATCACATCGACCTATAACGGTGCGACATTCGCGTTTTCCAGCGAGGCGAACAAAGCGCGCTTTGACGCGGACCCCGCAGCCTTTGCGCCGCAATATGACGGGCATTGCGCCTATGGTGTTGCCAAGGGCGGCAAAGTCCCCGGAAACCCGGAATTGTGGCGCATTCTTGATGGTAAATTGTATCTCAACATCACGGAAAACGTTGTGGGCTTCTGGGAAGAGGATATTCCCGGTAACCTGACCCTGTCCGAAAACAACTGGGTGAGCCTTGAGCCGGCGGCCGCCTCCGACCGAGTGATCCCGCAGTTCAGCAGTGCCGCTCCCGTGAACTGA
- a CDS encoding AsmA family protein produces MKWVFRFFGLIFALVVLLVVTVFFLPADRLARIATEQLSVATGRDVAINGDVALTFWPVLGVSADDLEVSNAGWADQGPMLQAANAAIGIDVMALLRGDIRITNVEAHSPTIRLEQRLDGRASWEFTNAEDSAQIKTTTEAKTDQSETVAAESRSISIERLSVTDATLIYDAEGSDLVTLAGVDLALDWPDPAGPAEISATVRPANVPVSIDAEIEGFGDFITGETRGVKVTVAAPAGQMSLNGRASTAGAVAGAFAFKTDNTEAFLAALGLPGVALPPKLGQQIDVAADITLTPDRQLALRGLALDLHGNRLSGAADISLNGIPTVNVQLAAGDLDLTPAQSAPRTSGSSGGQGGAETTSEGWSKSPIDASALASFNGDVALSADSIDLGQFKLGATQTVLRNDTSRMVFELRQVKAYGGQITGELVVNNRSGLSVGGRMNVAGIQMQPLLSDAVEFDRLTGQGDLQVSFLGTGPSVHSIMNSLSGDGSLNIARGTIEGINLDQLLRGGASSGTTIFDDLSATWNISEGVLRNRDLLLQLKNYSASGEGQVGLGKRDLNYKVTPVALRANSGNGLAIPVRFQGPWSDVSIKPDLEAALDLNLDKERRELEDRAKSEVSERLGIKDEDGKSTEDAIKDKVKDELLRKLFD; encoded by the coding sequence ATGAAATGGGTTTTTCGTTTTTTCGGGCTGATTTTTGCCCTTGTCGTTTTGCTGGTCGTGACGGTGTTTTTTTTGCCGGCGGATCGTCTGGCGCGCATCGCGACGGAGCAGCTGTCCGTGGCCACAGGCCGGGATGTCGCAATAAATGGTGATGTGGCGCTGACCTTCTGGCCGGTGCTTGGCGTCAGTGCCGATGATCTTGAGGTCAGCAACGCAGGCTGGGCCGATCAAGGGCCAATGCTTCAGGCGGCGAATGCAGCGATTGGTATTGACGTCATGGCGCTGCTGCGCGGTGACATCAGAATAACCAACGTCGAAGCGCATAGCCCCACAATCCGACTTGAGCAGCGCCTTGACGGACGCGCAAGCTGGGAATTCACCAATGCCGAAGACAGCGCGCAGATCAAAACAACGACAGAGGCCAAAACGGACCAATCTGAGACTGTGGCGGCGGAAAGCCGCTCGATCAGTATTGAACGCCTGAGTGTCACGGACGCGACCTTGATCTATGATGCCGAGGGCAGCGATCTCGTGACTTTGGCCGGTGTTGATCTGGCGCTCGACTGGCCGGACCCGGCGGGCCCCGCCGAAATCTCCGCAACGGTCCGTCCGGCAAACGTGCCGGTCAGTATTGATGCAGAAATTGAGGGCTTTGGCGACTTCATCACGGGCGAGACGCGCGGGGTTAAGGTTACGGTGGCAGCGCCTGCGGGGCAAATGTCATTGAATGGGCGTGCCAGCACAGCCGGGGCCGTTGCGGGCGCATTTGCGTTCAAGACGGACAATACCGAGGCGTTTTTAGCTGCACTTGGGTTGCCTGGCGTCGCATTGCCCCCCAAGCTCGGCCAGCAGATCGACGTGGCTGCTGATATCACATTGACCCCGGACCGGCAGTTGGCGCTGCGTGGTCTGGCGCTTGATCTGCATGGCAATCGGCTGAGCGGCGCGGCCGATATCTCATTGAACGGCATCCCGACTGTAAATGTGCAGCTGGCGGCAGGTGATCTGGATTTGACGCCTGCGCAGTCTGCGCCGCGCACGTCAGGATCCTCAGGCGGGCAGGGTGGCGCAGAAACCACGTCCGAAGGGTGGTCAAAATCACCGATTGATGCCTCGGCGCTGGCCTCCTTCAACGGGGACGTCGCTTTGAGCGCGGACAGTATCGACTTGGGGCAGTTCAAACTTGGGGCGACGCAAACCGTTTTACGAAATGATACGTCGCGGATGGTGTTTGAGTTGCGTCAGGTTAAAGCCTACGGCGGACAAATCACCGGTGAACTTGTCGTCAATAATCGAAGTGGTTTGTCTGTGGGTGGCAGGATGAATGTGGCCGGTATTCAGATGCAGCCGCTGTTGAGCGATGCGGTTGAATTCGACCGCCTGACCGGGCAGGGCGATTTGCAAGTTTCCTTTCTGGGAACGGGTCCATCTGTTCACAGCATTATGAATTCGCTGTCGGGTGACGGCAGTCTGAACATCGCGCGCGGCACGATCGAAGGGATCAACCTTGATCAACTGCTGCGCGGTGGCGCGTCCAGTGGCACCACGATTTTTGACGATCTCTCGGCCACATGGAACATCTCAGAAGGGGTTCTGCGCAATCGTGACCTCTTGTTGCAGTTAAAAAACTACAGCGCTTCGGGTGAAGGACAGGTGGGGTTGGGTAAACGCGATCTCAACTATAAGGTGACCCCGGTTGCCTTGCGTGCCAATTCCGGGAATGGGCTGGCCATTCCGGTGCGGTTCCAAGGGCCGTGGTCAGATGTCTCGATCAAACCGGACCTTGAAGCCGCGCTTGACCTTAACCTCGATAAAGAGCGCAGAGAGCTCGAGGATCGCGCAAAAAGCGAGGTTTCAGAGCGACTTGGTATTAAAGATGAGGACGGAAAATCCACGGAAGATGCGATAAAGGACAAAGTCAAAGACGAGTTGCTGCGCAAGCTGTTCGACTAG
- a CDS encoding CDGSH iron-sulfur domain-containing protein: protein MSDTPKIAQTAPYPVEVTAGKSYFWCTCGQSSKQPFCDGSHKDTSFAPMKYEAEEDRKVFFCGCKATRNAPMCDGSHSKL from the coding sequence ATGTCCGACACCCCCAAAATCGCCCAGACGGCCCCCTACCCAGTCGAAGTCACCGCCGGTAAATCATATTTCTGGTGCACCTGTGGCCAGTCGTCCAAACAGCCATTTTGTGACGGCTCGCACAAAGACACGAGCTTTGCGCCGATGAAATACGAGGCGGAAGAGGATCGTAAGGTGTTCTTTTGCGGCTGCAAAGCCACGCGCAACGCCCCAATGTGTGATGGTTCGCACAGCAAGCTGTGA
- a CDS encoding thiol-disulfide oxidoreductase DCC family protein translates to MTENNDTKTAVLYNASCPVCSYEINHYAQYSQNKALPIAFDDLNDSDKLAAWDIDPDTAARKLHVMKDGEVFAGIPAFIVLWQDMPRYRWLARLVGLPGVHWLACVVYDYVLAPLIYRWYMRRLRRGTA, encoded by the coding sequence ATGACCGAGAATAACGACACCAAAACGGCCGTTCTTTATAATGCGTCCTGCCCCGTGTGCAGCTATGAAATCAACCACTATGCGCAGTATAGCCAGAACAAGGCGTTACCGATTGCCTTCGATGACCTCAATGACAGCGACAAGCTGGCCGCGTGGGACATTGATCCGGATACCGCCGCCCGCAAGCTTCACGTGATGAAAGACGGTGAGGTTTTCGCGGGCATCCCTGCGTTCATCGTTCTGTGGCAGGACATGCCACGATACCGCTGGCTGGCGCGGCTGGTTGGGCTGCCCGGCGTGCATTGGCTGGCCTGTGTTGTTTATGACTATGTGCTCGCCCCGCTGATTTACCGCTGGTACATGCGGCGGCTCAGGCGCGGGACGGCATGA
- a CDS encoding SseB family protein has translation MTDLTPLDKAHALMIADEENDQARLGFYERLAESELFLMLAEDLNAADDAVSPEIFELEGVKYVLVFDREERLASFAGQVTPYIAVSGRTIAGMLAGQGIGLGVNLDVAPSSILLADAAVDWLHQTLGNAPDEVEEKVAELSPPKGLPETLIKALDTKLATAMGLASCAYLVGVRFAGGRNSHMLGFVDALPQAEGALASAAAEALTFSGIEAGAMDVAFFLSSDPVAARMERVGLRFDLPQLQHSVTQMRPPPGSDPENPPKLK, from the coding sequence ATGACAGATCTGACCCCTCTGGATAAGGCCCATGCCCTGATGATTGCGGATGAGGAAAACGATCAGGCGCGCTTGGGGTTCTACGAAAGACTGGCAGAGAGTGAGCTGTTCCTGATGCTGGCCGAAGACCTCAACGCCGCAGATGACGCGGTCTCGCCGGAAATATTTGAACTGGAGGGCGTGAAATATGTGCTGGTGTTCGACCGCGAAGAGCGTCTGGCCAGTTTTGCCGGGCAGGTGACCCCCTATATTGCGGTGTCCGGTCGGACCATTGCCGGGATGCTGGCGGGGCAGGGGATTGGGCTGGGTGTCAATCTGGACGTGGCCCCGTCGTCAATTCTATTGGCGGATGCGGCGGTGGACTGGTTGCACCAGACACTGGGGAACGCACCGGATGAGGTTGAGGAAAAGGTCGCAGAGCTTTCGCCCCCCAAAGGCCTGCCGGAGACGTTGATCAAGGCGCTGGATACAAAACTGGCCACCGCCATGGGGCTTGCGTCTTGCGCCTATCTTGTCGGTGTCCGTTTTGCGGGCGGGCGGAATAGTCATATGCTGGGGTTTGTCGATGCGCTGCCGCAGGCTGAAGGGGCGCTTGCCAGTGCAGCCGCCGAAGCGTTGACCTTTTCGGGCATCGAAGCAGGGGCGATGGATGTCGCCTTTTTCCTGAGCTCTGATCCCGTGGCCGCCAGAATGGAGCGTGTCGGCCTGCGGTTTGATCTGCCTCAGTTGCAACACTCCGTAACACAAATGCGCCCACCGCCCGGTTCGGATCCTGAAAACCCACCCAAATTGAAATAA